One segment of Anatilimnocola aggregata DNA contains the following:
- a CDS encoding amidohydrolase family protein — translation MRLPWFATLCLTVTTVLAAPPNIEPVAGLRDRTPRVHALVGAKIISQPGTVLEAGTVLVRDGVIVAVGEKVTIPPEAHIWNLKGKTLYAGFIDAFSEQAIPVDKLPNSNRHWSRRVTPELEMAAYYTADEAVHAKYRGQGITARLVAPEGGVIKGQSTVVLQGDAQRPTIAKSRAAQHLRLTVPYGVNRDEFPNSPMGAVALARQTMLDAQWHRQATAASAANPLLPRIDASRSFAALAPVVEGEQLVIADASDEQFLLRADDFAREFGLRLAVRGVGREYRRVDLIKQSGRTVIVPVTFPAPPNVETVAAALDVSLEQLMHWDLAPENPARLDAAGVPLALTAFGLKDVTEFLPAVRRAVERGLSAESALKALTTTPAQLLGLERSLGTIEPGKLACLIVTDGDIFAGKTKVLETWVEGERFELVEPVRTDVRGLWQFEFSDQPDKFARIHLALQGTAAKPTGRWSLSEELARADKLDKAEKLKSLSVRDSVVEFSFEGKLLDQTGTARGTGVISAKTDELEIAGEVIWADGSRSKLTGKRTSTDVPGEPTTAEDKGVKEEKKDLAAISKVNFPLGDLGRSELPPQPAVVVIKNAKLWTAAEPAVIENGMLLIRAGKIAAVGTDLEIPQNALVIDAKGKHISPGIIDCHSHMATDGGINEAGQAITAEVRIGDFIDANDINIYRQLAGGVTSSNILHGSANPIGGQNQVIKLRWGSDSAGLKFAGAALGIKFALGENVKQSNWGERYTKRYPQSRMGVEQILEDAMVSARDYRRQHAQWKLNHEGLPPRRDLELDALVEVLEGSRLVHCHSYRQDEILALLRVCETHGVKIATLQHILEGYKVADAIARHGAAGSSFSDWWGYKFEVLDAIPYNGLLMYQAGVNVSFNSDDRELARHLNHEAAKAVKYGGIPETEALKFVTLNPAKQLRIDKQVGSLEVGKDADFVVWNGPPLSTLARCEETWIDGRKYFDRAQDAAQRKTDEQLRAAIIGKILASGESKAKSGEKTVNEADLWPREDEYCQHSRGQGNAERRLQKAE, via the coding sequence ATGCGCCTCCCGTGGTTCGCCACCCTCTGCTTGACCGTCACGACCGTGCTGGCAGCCCCGCCCAACATCGAACCAGTGGCCGGGCTCCGCGATCGCACGCCGCGCGTTCACGCGCTCGTCGGTGCGAAGATTATCTCGCAACCCGGCACGGTACTGGAAGCTGGCACAGTCCTCGTGCGCGATGGAGTCATCGTGGCCGTCGGCGAAAAGGTGACGATCCCGCCCGAAGCCCACATTTGGAATCTGAAAGGCAAAACGCTCTACGCTGGCTTCATTGACGCTTTCAGCGAGCAGGCGATTCCGGTCGACAAGTTGCCGAACTCCAATCGGCATTGGAGCCGCCGCGTTACTCCTGAACTCGAAATGGCCGCGTACTACACAGCTGATGAAGCGGTGCATGCCAAGTATCGCGGGCAGGGAATCACCGCCCGGCTGGTCGCGCCTGAAGGGGGCGTCATCAAGGGACAAAGTACGGTCGTCCTGCAAGGGGATGCCCAACGTCCCACCATTGCCAAGTCGCGGGCCGCGCAGCATCTGCGCCTGACCGTACCCTATGGTGTGAATCGCGATGAATTCCCGAACTCGCCGATGGGCGCCGTGGCCCTCGCTCGGCAAACGATGCTCGATGCCCAGTGGCATCGCCAGGCGACAGCTGCCTCCGCAGCGAATCCCTTGCTGCCGCGCATCGATGCCTCGCGCAGCTTCGCTGCCCTCGCGCCGGTCGTGGAGGGGGAACAATTGGTCATTGCCGACGCCAGCGATGAACAGTTCTTGCTGCGGGCCGATGACTTCGCCCGTGAATTCGGGCTGCGGTTAGCCGTGCGCGGCGTGGGGCGGGAATATCGCCGCGTCGATCTCATCAAGCAGAGTGGCCGCACGGTAATCGTGCCTGTGACATTCCCAGCGCCGCCGAATGTCGAGACGGTAGCTGCCGCGCTCGATGTATCGCTCGAACAATTGATGCACTGGGATCTCGCGCCCGAAAATCCTGCCCGGCTCGATGCAGCCGGAGTTCCTCTCGCGCTCACGGCATTCGGACTGAAAGACGTCACCGAGTTTCTCCCCGCAGTGCGCCGCGCGGTCGAACGCGGACTTTCTGCGGAGAGCGCGCTCAAAGCGCTCACCACCACGCCAGCCCAATTGCTCGGACTCGAGCGTTCATTGGGAACGATCGAGCCGGGCAAACTAGCCTGCTTGATTGTGACTGATGGCGACATTTTTGCGGGCAAAACGAAAGTGCTCGAAACTTGGGTCGAAGGCGAGCGGTTCGAACTGGTCGAACCGGTTCGTACCGATGTTCGCGGGCTGTGGCAGTTCGAATTCAGCGATCAGCCCGACAAGTTCGCGCGGATTCATCTCGCCCTGCAAGGAACCGCTGCCAAGCCAACGGGCCGTTGGTCCCTCAGCGAGGAGCTCGCGCGGGCGGACAAACTTGATAAGGCTGAAAAACTAAAGTCGCTGAGTGTGCGCGATTCGGTCGTCGAGTTCTCATTTGAGGGTAAACTGCTCGACCAAACTGGCACCGCGCGCGGCACCGGAGTGATTTCTGCGAAGACAGACGAACTTGAGATTGCCGGCGAAGTGATCTGGGCCGATGGTTCGCGCTCGAAGCTGACCGGCAAACGAACATCCACCGATGTTCCCGGAGAGCCAACTACCGCCGAAGACAAGGGCGTTAAGGAAGAGAAGAAGGATCTCGCCGCCATTTCGAAAGTCAATTTTCCGCTTGGCGACTTGGGACGGAGTGAATTACCTCCCCAGCCCGCGGTGGTTGTGATTAAGAACGCCAAGCTCTGGACCGCGGCCGAGCCTGCCGTCATTGAGAATGGCATGCTGCTTATTCGCGCAGGGAAAATTGCCGCGGTCGGTACCGATCTTGAGATTCCACAAAACGCGCTCGTCATCGATGCCAAAGGGAAGCACATTTCACCCGGCATCATCGACTGCCATTCGCACATGGCGACCGACGGCGGCATCAACGAAGCGGGGCAGGCAATCACCGCTGAAGTGCGGATCGGCGATTTCATCGACGCCAACGACATTAACATCTATCGACAGCTGGCGGGTGGTGTCACTTCGTCGAACATTCTGCATGGCAGTGCCAATCCGATCGGCGGCCAGAACCAAGTGATTAAGCTCCGCTGGGGGAGCGACAGCGCGGGGCTGAAGTTCGCAGGTGCCGCGCTCGGCATCAAGTTCGCGCTGGGCGAAAACGTGAAGCAAAGCAACTGGGGCGAGCGCTACACGAAGCGATATCCGCAGTCGCGGATGGGAGTCGAACAGATTTTGGAAGACGCCATGGTCTCGGCCCGCGATTATCGCCGGCAACATGCGCAGTGGAAACTAAATCACGAAGGTCTGCCGCCGCGGCGCGACTTGGAACTCGACGCGCTCGTCGAAGTGCTCGAAGGTTCGCGACTCGTCCATTGCCACAGCTATCGGCAGGATGAAATCCTGGCGCTGCTGCGCGTGTGCGAAACGCACGGGGTGAAAATCGCCACGCTGCAGCACATTCTGGAAGGCTACAAAGTGGCCGATGCTATCGCGCGGCATGGTGCCGCGGGTTCGTCGTTCTCCGACTGGTGGGGCTATAAGTTTGAAGTGCTGGATGCCATTCCTTACAACGGCCTGCTGATGTACCAGGCAGGCGTGAACGTTTCGTTCAACTCGGACGATCGCGAACTTGCGCGGCACTTGAATCATGAAGCGGCCAAAGCCGTGAAGTACGGCGGCATTCCCGAGACCGAAGCGCTGAAGTTCGTCACGCTCAATCCGGCCAAGCAACTCCGAATCGACAAGCAGGTGGGCTCGCTCGAAGTGGGCAAAGACGCCGACTTTGTCGTCTGGAATGGCCCCCCCTTATCGACGCTCGCCCGTTGTGAGGAAACCTGGATCGACGGCCGCAAATATTTCGATCGCGCCCAAGACGCCGCACAACGTAAGACCGATGAGCAACTGCGGGCGGCCATCATTGGCAAGATTCTGGCCTCGGGCGAAAGCAAAGCCAAGTCGGGCGAAAAGACCGTCAACGAAGCCGACCTGTGGCCGCGTGAAGACGAATACTGTCAACATAGCCGCGGGCAGGGGAATGCAGAACGAAGACTGCAGAAGGCAGAATGA
- a CDS encoding RAD55 family ATPase, translating into MKQRQTTGVDGLDELLGGGLLPGTLTVVVGATGIGKTQLGLQFANAGLTQEKKRGVIFDCSSRGDSQNHSDYTERMFDHRLPVFDADQPIDLEHFFAANQNFGEYLHVFDYTGQRVTRKDLDWDDWRNWQAHLNARLRAAIAFLYGNLVQGSRRIVVDGIEPVDRPGESIQFHLFEYVYHQVLRKDPEWVARDLFREHYRRNAEAAAQHLYNPQGVGCLLLVTSHETMLDDLISRPLAEGDVLSNANTLIYMGKTRNGDRMGRSIFVAKHRGSACDERIVPYTIDDRGVHVG; encoded by the coding sequence TTGAAGCAGCGACAAACGACTGGCGTGGATGGGCTCGACGAGTTGCTGGGGGGCGGGCTGCTGCCAGGAACATTAACGGTCGTCGTCGGGGCGACGGGCATCGGCAAGACGCAACTCGGGCTGCAGTTTGCCAATGCGGGCCTGACGCAAGAAAAGAAGCGCGGCGTGATCTTCGATTGCAGCTCGCGCGGCGATTCGCAGAACCACAGCGATTACACCGAGCGGATGTTCGATCATCGCTTGCCGGTGTTCGACGCCGATCAGCCCATCGATCTCGAGCATTTCTTTGCGGCGAATCAGAACTTTGGCGAATACCTGCACGTGTTCGATTACACGGGGCAGCGAGTGACCCGCAAGGATCTCGACTGGGACGACTGGCGCAACTGGCAAGCGCACTTGAATGCCCGTCTGCGGGCTGCAATCGCCTTTCTCTACGGCAACCTGGTGCAAGGTTCGCGACGGATTGTGGTCGATGGCATTGAGCCCGTCGATCGCCCCGGCGAGTCGATCCAGTTCCACTTGTTCGAATACGTCTATCACCAAGTGCTGCGGAAAGATCCCGAGTGGGTGGCTCGCGACCTGTTTCGCGAACACTATCGCCGCAATGCCGAAGCAGCGGCCCAGCACCTCTACAATCCGCAGGGGGTCGGCTGCTTGTTGCTGGTCACGTCGCACGAGACGATGCTCGACGACCTGATCAGCCGTCCGCTAGCCGAGGGCGACGTCCTCTCGAATGCCAATACGCTGATTTACATGGGCAAGACGCGCAACGGTGACCGCATGGGGCGGTCCATCTTTGTTGCCAAGCACCGCGGCAGCGCGTGCGACGAGCGAATTGTGCCGTACACAATCGACGACCGCGGCGTGCATGTTGGCTAG
- a CDS encoding class I SAM-dependent methyltransferase, protein MSTTAQADFQNKQSFAYKARRKRLAHLMAVIDAAPKPLRILDVGGTDVFWKTMDLAERDDLQFTVLNIFPAETPDERFKWIVGDARDLSQFGTGEFDLVFSNSVIEHVGGPADQQRMADEIRRVGQRYFVQTPNRYFPIEPHFLFPGFQFLPERTKVFLLRRFQLGWFPKAKTEAEAIGYAREIQLLSRREFAAMFPDAQLIDERVAGLTKSFMAVKA, encoded by the coding sequence ATGTCCACCACCGCGCAAGCTGATTTTCAGAACAAGCAATCGTTCGCCTACAAGGCTCGCCGCAAACGACTCGCACACTTGATGGCGGTGATCGATGCCGCGCCGAAGCCGCTGCGAATTCTGGATGTCGGCGGTACCGATGTCTTTTGGAAAACGATGGACCTGGCCGAGCGCGACGATCTGCAGTTCACTGTCCTCAATATTTTCCCCGCCGAGACTCCCGATGAGAGATTCAAGTGGATCGTCGGCGATGCTCGCGACCTGTCGCAATTCGGTACTGGCGAATTCGATCTCGTCTTTTCGAACAGCGTGATCGAACACGTGGGTGGTCCCGCCGATCAACAACGGATGGCTGACGAAATTCGTCGCGTTGGCCAGCGCTACTTTGTGCAAACGCCCAACCGCTATTTCCCCATCGAGCCCCACTTCCTCTTCCCGGGCTTTCAGTTCTTGCCCGAGCGGACAAAGGTGTTTCTCCTGCGCCGCTTTCAGCTAGGCTGGTTTCCCAAGGCCAAGACCGAGGCAGAAGCCATCGGCTACGCCCGCGAGATTCAACTTCTCAGCCGGCGCGAATTCGCGGCCATGTTCCCGGACGCACAATTGATCGACGAGCGAGTCGCCGGCCTGACGAAGTCGTTCATGGCCGTCAAAGCTTAG
- a CDS encoding FAD:protein FMN transferase codes for MSPPNDKSSRRDFLAGRSAREVLVKLAAETKPAPKQVAAAPVEQRPARPLLHVSREAMACEFEIFFDPVRYPSGTDVSVVALDLITALEDQLTIYRETSEVSRLNAIASFRPVAVEIGLFELLQRAKELSQQTGGAFDVTAGQLSKTWGFFRREGRFPTPAEIAEALALVGSDSLELNAAGQSVQFMKPGMELNFGAIGKGYALDRAADLLAEKGLCDCMLHGGNSSVLARGSREEGADHWTVALKHPLKPNERLGEFFLRNQALGTSGSGSQYFHHAGKRYGHIIDPRTGWPAEAVLSSTVIAPTAAEADALATALYVMSLSEAEAFAKVRPDVAVLLITHGKHPGAIELHPFNLPADAWRNVG; via the coding sequence ATGAGCCCACCGAATGACAAATCCTCGCGCCGCGACTTTTTGGCCGGCCGCAGTGCGCGCGAAGTGCTGGTGAAGTTAGCTGCCGAGACGAAGCCAGCTCCCAAGCAGGTGGCGGCAGCGCCGGTGGAACAGCGGCCAGCTCGTCCGCTGCTGCATGTCAGCCGCGAGGCGATGGCCTGCGAGTTCGAGATCTTCTTCGATCCGGTGCGATATCCCAGCGGCACCGATGTCTCAGTCGTCGCGCTCGACCTGATTACCGCGCTCGAGGATCAACTGACTATTTATCGCGAGACCAGCGAAGTCAGCAGACTCAATGCAATCGCGTCGTTCCGGCCCGTGGCAGTCGAAATTGGGTTGTTCGAACTGCTGCAGCGAGCCAAGGAATTGTCCCAGCAGACAGGCGGGGCGTTCGACGTTACCGCCGGACAGTTGAGCAAAACGTGGGGCTTCTTTCGTCGCGAGGGTCGCTTTCCGACACCAGCAGAAATCGCTGAGGCTCTGGCCTTGGTGGGAAGCGACAGTTTGGAACTGAACGCTGCCGGGCAGTCGGTTCAATTCATGAAGCCCGGGATGGAACTAAACTTCGGCGCGATCGGCAAGGGATATGCGCTCGATCGAGCGGCCGATCTGCTGGCCGAGAAAGGACTCTGCGATTGCATGTTGCACGGCGGCAACAGCAGCGTGCTCGCGCGCGGGTCGCGCGAAGAAGGTGCCGATCACTGGACCGTGGCCCTGAAACATCCACTCAAGCCCAACGAGCGACTCGGTGAGTTTTTCCTCCGCAATCAGGCGTTGGGAACTTCCGGCAGTGGCTCGCAGTATTTTCATCATGCCGGCAAACGCTACGGGCATATCATCGACCCGCGCACCGGCTGGCCCGCCGAAGCTGTGCTCTCCAGCACCGTCATCGCGCCGACGGCTGCCGAAGCCGATGCGCTGGCGACGGCCTTGTATGTGATGTCGCTCAGCGAAGCTGAAGCGTTTGCGAAAGTGCGGCCCGATGTCGCGGTGCTCTTGATCACGCACGGCAAACATCCGGGAGCAATCGAGCTCCATCCGTTCAATCTGCCGGCTGACGCGTGGCGCAACGTGGGATAG
- a CDS encoding NfeD family protein — protein sequence MRRRHSVPQSRLRQFSLGALLLAIFASLLLAQEAAPEVIGPQSKFQKAAVIQFNGSIDGWTKAYVERKLAAARQAGADLIVFEIDSPGGYLQESLDIANKLNSLSGVHTVAFIPREALSGAALVSLGCDEIIMRPTARLGDVGVIFLDQDFMFRHAPEKIRSPLVTEMRVLAAEHKRPPALAEAMVDMDSEVFHYVNERTNAEEYLTEKEASSKADSADWEKRELVLESKKGSFLTVSGERAKALTLAEGTVANLDELKARYNVAGKWKTYDIDNIDRAVYILTLWWVTGLLFVLGLVGVLYECCAPGTCIGGLLALTCASLFFWSRFLSGTSGWLEVILFGLGLVFLAIELFVLPGFGVSGVAGLLLLGVSVVLASQRFIIPETAADLTITIGSIATLMAAGFIFAGIAYAMTSYLGRIPLLSQLILTPGGAMADATESIDATDTVVPAAKKVAVGAIGRTTTILRPSGRAIIDGERVDVVSTGDVIGVNVDVRVVEIGYGRIVVEEYVG from the coding sequence ATGCGACGTCGTCATTCCGTCCCGCAGTCCCGGCTGAGGCAATTCTCTCTCGGCGCACTCCTGCTGGCGATTTTTGCTTCGCTGTTGCTCGCGCAAGAGGCTGCGCCCGAAGTGATTGGCCCGCAGTCGAAATTCCAAAAGGCCGCGGTCATTCAGTTCAACGGGTCCATCGATGGCTGGACGAAAGCATACGTCGAGCGCAAGTTAGCCGCCGCGCGCCAGGCTGGTGCCGATTTGATCGTGTTCGAAATCGACAGCCCCGGCGGTTATTTGCAAGAGAGCCTCGATATCGCCAACAAGCTGAACAGCCTTAGCGGTGTTCACACGGTCGCCTTTATCCCCCGCGAAGCCCTCAGCGGTGCCGCGCTCGTTTCGCTGGGCTGCGACGAAATCATCATGCGCCCCACGGCCCGCCTGGGGGACGTCGGCGTTATTTTTCTCGATCAGGACTTTATGTTCCGCCACGCGCCGGAGAAAATCCGCAGCCCGCTGGTCACCGAAATGCGCGTCCTCGCAGCCGAGCACAAGCGGCCCCCAGCCTTGGCCGAAGCGATGGTCGATATGGACAGCGAAGTCTTCCACTACGTGAACGAGCGGACCAATGCCGAAGAATACCTGACCGAAAAAGAAGCCAGCTCCAAGGCTGATAGTGCCGATTGGGAAAAGCGGGAATTGGTTCTGGAGTCCAAAAAAGGAAGCTTTCTCACGGTCTCGGGCGAGCGGGCGAAAGCGCTCACTTTGGCCGAAGGAACCGTCGCCAACCTGGACGAACTGAAGGCCCGCTATAACGTCGCCGGCAAATGGAAGACCTACGACATCGATAACATTGATCGCGCCGTTTACATCCTTACCCTCTGGTGGGTCACAGGGCTGCTGTTTGTGTTGGGACTTGTCGGCGTGCTGTACGAATGCTGCGCGCCGGGCACTTGCATCGGCGGGTTGCTCGCCCTCACCTGCGCATCGCTGTTCTTCTGGAGTCGCTTTCTCTCGGGCACATCGGGTTGGCTCGAAGTGATTCTGTTTGGCCTCGGCCTCGTCTTTCTCGCCATCGAACTCTTCGTCCTTCCCGGCTTTGGTGTCTCGGGCGTGGCCGGCCTGTTGCTGCTTGGTGTCTCGGTGGTCCTTGCCTCGCAGCGGTTCATTATTCCGGAGACTGCTGCCGATTTGACAATCACCATCGGCTCGATCGCCACGCTCATGGCAGCCGGTTTCATCTTCGCGGGAATTGCTTATGCCATGACTTCGTACCTCGGGCGAATTCCGCTCCTCAGCCAGCTGATTCTGACCCCAGGGGGCGCGATGGCCGACGCCACGGAATCGATCGACGCGACAGACACCGTTGTGCCCGCTGCCAAGAAGGTGGCGGTCGGCGCGATTGGCAGAACGACGACCATCTTGCGCCCCAGCGGCCGCGCGATCATCGACGGCGAGCGCGTCGATGTCGTCTCCACAGGCGATGTCATCGGTGTGAACGTCGACGTTCGCGTTGTCGAAATCGGCTACGGCCGCATCGTCGTTGAAGAATACGTGGGATAG
- the solA gene encoding N-methyl-L-tryptophan oxidase, giving the protein MSTYDAIVLGTGGVGSAACWQLARRGARVLGLDRFPAGHDRGSSHGETRIIRQAYFEHADYVPLLRRAYELWGELEEKVDDKLFSQVGLLQIGPREGAVVSGVLQAAELHSLDVELLTATESERRFSGFRVPAEMHAVYERRAGLLYVERCVQAHCAAAIDCGAELRSGVNVLSWQDSAAGVTVRTDQGEFSAAKLIVTAGPWAGDFLRAINVPLIVRRKHIYWLPTAQPEYQAAHGAPAYLYELPHGVFYGLPAINERGLKCGEHSGGQVVTDPLHEARLLDPADQDRVLTFARDYLPGVSLTPAHRSVCFYTMSPDENFLLDRHPQAEHVFFAAGLSGHGFKFTGVLGEVLADWALTERTKLPVEFLSLARFH; this is encoded by the coding sequence ATGAGTACGTACGATGCGATCGTTCTGGGGACCGGCGGCGTGGGGAGCGCTGCCTGCTGGCAATTGGCTCGTCGTGGGGCGCGCGTCCTCGGGCTCGATCGTTTTCCGGCCGGGCACGACCGGGGAAGTTCCCACGGCGAGACCCGCATCATTCGCCAGGCTTACTTCGAACATGCCGATTATGTGCCGCTCCTTCGCCGCGCTTATGAGTTGTGGGGCGAGCTCGAAGAAAAAGTTGACGACAAACTCTTTTCACAAGTCGGCCTGCTGCAAATTGGCCCCCGCGAAGGCGCGGTCGTGAGTGGAGTGCTGCAAGCCGCCGAGTTGCACAGCCTCGATGTGGAACTGCTGACGGCCACTGAATCGGAGCGGCGTTTCTCTGGCTTTCGTGTTCCTGCCGAGATGCACGCCGTCTATGAGCGCCGGGCGGGGCTGCTGTATGTCGAACGCTGCGTGCAGGCCCATTGCGCCGCGGCGATTGATTGCGGCGCGGAACTGCGCAGCGGCGTCAACGTCCTTAGCTGGCAGGATTCGGCGGCGGGAGTGACTGTGCGAACCGATCAGGGTGAGTTCTCGGCGGCCAAGCTGATCGTTACCGCGGGCCCTTGGGCAGGCGATTTTCTCCGGGCGATCAACGTCCCACTGATCGTCCGTCGCAAGCACATTTATTGGCTCCCCACTGCGCAGCCCGAGTATCAAGCCGCCCATGGCGCGCCTGCCTACTTATACGAATTGCCCCACGGCGTCTTTTACGGCCTGCCAGCCATCAACGAGCGCGGCCTGAAGTGCGGCGAACATAGCGGCGGCCAGGTCGTGACCGATCCGCTCCACGAGGCTCGGTTGCTCGACCCTGCCGATCAAGATCGCGTCCTCACCTTCGCCCGCGATTACTTGCCGGGCGTCTCTCTTACTCCCGCACACCGCAGCGTTTGTTTTTACACCATGTCTCCCGACGAGAATTTCCTCCTCGACCGGCATCCACAGGCCGAGCACGTTTTTTTCGCTGCTGGCCTCTCGGGTCACGGCTTCAAATTCACTGGCGTGCTGGGCGAAGTCCTCGCCGATTGGGCGCTGACGGAACGAACCAAGCTCCCCGTTGAGTTTTTGTCATTGGCCCGCTTTCACTGA
- a CDS encoding ABC transporter ATP-binding protein, translated as MTLFLGEAGSRGDESWNDSTTGKRKACGMGEAAIEVEQLSKTYVEGMLRRKKREALREVSFQVERGEIFGLLGGNGAGKTTFIKILLGIIRRSQGKATLLGYPAGDIRGRRRVGYLPENLRVPRHLTAITALEYYGHLSNVPSSVIRQRRGPLLERVGLGARANDPVRNYSKGMLQRLGLAQAMLHDPDIFILDEPTDGLDPLARSQVRGYLAELKQQGKTVFLNSHILQEVELICDRVAILDRGTLRRVANVKEITSGKIDGLAGANQLLEVQLDLVGDEARLREVLPADTIITWQKLTADSFRVVLRLPDQAAVDFFVDELRLRGASIIGLARRRISLEEAYLEIVAAESIDN; from the coding sequence ATGACGCTGTTCTTAGGAGAAGCGGGAAGTCGAGGGGACGAGTCATGGAATGACTCGACTACGGGGAAGAGAAAGGCGTGTGGCATGGGCGAAGCGGCCATCGAAGTCGAACAGCTATCGAAGACGTATGTCGAGGGAATGCTGCGGCGCAAAAAGCGCGAGGCGCTGCGGGAAGTCAGCTTTCAAGTTGAACGAGGGGAGATCTTCGGCCTGCTGGGGGGCAACGGCGCGGGGAAGACGACGTTCATCAAGATCCTGCTCGGCATTATTCGCCGCTCGCAAGGCAAGGCGACGCTGCTGGGCTATCCGGCCGGCGATATTCGCGGTCGCCGGCGAGTGGGCTATTTGCCCGAGAACTTGCGCGTGCCACGGCATTTGACCGCGATCACGGCGCTCGAATACTACGGCCACCTGAGCAACGTCCCCAGTAGCGTGATTCGGCAGCGGCGCGGCCCGCTGCTCGAGCGCGTCGGATTGGGCGCACGAGCGAACGACCCCGTCCGCAATTATTCCAAGGGCATGCTGCAGCGCTTAGGCCTCGCGCAGGCCATGCTGCACGATCCCGATATTTTCATTCTTGATGAACCGACCGATGGGCTCGATCCCCTCGCGCGGTCGCAAGTGCGCGGTTATTTGGCTGAACTGAAACAGCAGGGGAAGACGGTTTTTCTCAACAGCCACATTCTGCAAGAGGTCGAACTGATCTGCGATCGGGTGGCGATTCTCGACCGGGGAACGCTCCGCCGCGTGGCGAACGTCAAAGAAATCACGTCGGGCAAAATCGATGGGCTGGCAGGGGCGAATCAACTGCTGGAAGTGCAACTCGACCTGGTCGGCGACGAAGCCCGCCTGCGCGAGGTGCTGCCTGCCGATACGATCATCACCTGGCAGAAGTTAACAGCGGATTCGTTCCGCGTGGTGCTGCGGTTGCCCGATCAGGCAGCCGTCGACTTTTTTGTCGATGAGTTGCGCTTGCGCGGGGCGAGCATCATCGGCTTGGCACGGCGACGCATCAGCTTGGAAGAAGCGTACCTCGAAATTGTGGCTGCGGAATCGATCGACAACTAA